Genomic segment of Populus nigra chromosome 6, ddPopNigr1.1, whole genome shotgun sequence:
TGTCTCCTAGGTACAACCACAGAAGCGATAGTTGTGCTATTTTCTGGGAATGGTTTTCAGGTTGAACTCTCTGTAATAGTGTTTTATTCAATCCATACCTTTGAAGCAAGGTCTTGTGCATCAAGTTCTTGTAATGTGGTCTTGACAGCTCCTCGTTGTTTTGGTTCACAAGGAACCCACATGCCATCAGAGGACTTCATGAAATATTCAGCATCCTGGATTTTACGAACAGGTTCAAAGAGTACATCTTTGACCTATCAATGAGAATGTCAGGACCAAGTTTAAAAAGAGGCAACTCCtgactattttaaattttcacaaaagaaaatgtaaaaaaaaaaaaaaaaaacttttcaaacatTTTGCTCAAATTGGATATACGAATAGGAGTTGAAATATGGCAGAGGCTGATGTAAACTTGACACTTACACAAACTGAAATATCTGAACCAGAAAATCCTTCTGTTTTTTGAGCCAACTTCTCAAAATCACTTTCAGTTAAATTGTGAGGGGTATCACCAAGATGCACCTGCTTGTCGACATACAGGAGGAAGTTAATTTCATGAATCACACGAACATGTTTCAACAAGTCAAAAAACAGGCTACAATAGTTCTGATGGGCAATACCTTAAACATGTGTTGCCTTGCCTTCAAATCTGGGAGAGGAATGTATATTCTCTTGTCAAAACGCCGTCGGATAGCCTGTGGTTTATTTTGCATTAGCATTACCAACTACGTAATTCTGATGAAAATAGATATATTTCTGTCCATAATCAAGGAAGTTTAAAATCTGATGTTTTTCTAACCTGATCCAGTGCATAGGGAGTATTTGTGGCTGCAAGAACAAGAACTTTGTGATCATCACTCCCTACACCCTGAAATGGGACAAGAACCTCAGTTTAAGATTATGACAGTGCTCTTATCAGTTTATGTGGAAATGCAGATTAGGACACTGTTCTTTATCCATATACAGTGAACACAAAGTACCTGCATCTGTACAAGAAGTTCTGTTTTGATGCGCCGAGATGCTTCACTCTCATTACCTTCACCCCTTTGGCCACACAGTGAATCTATTTCGTCAACGAAAATGATGGAAGGTGCACTATCACGAGCCAATTGGAAAAGATTTGAAACTAGCTTCTCACTTTCACCCATCCATTTGGAAACCAGGTCCGAGGAAGAGACACTGCATAAAGACAGCATGTGGGAGTTGTCACCAACTTTGATCAGCAAAAGAGAGCATGAAAGGCATAGATTCTGCCCAGGTTATTGGgatttaattatgatttataaaaCTGAAATCTAACAAAAGAGTAGAATTTGCATTTGCTCAAGGTCCTGCCTGATGCACAAGCATTGCACAAGCATTTTACAAATTTCTTGGATAACGATTATTGACCATTGCTTGCAATTGCAAAGACTAcctatctatatatattgaCCATCAAAACAGAGAATAAGGATAAACTTTAATATTGTTTACGCATTCAAAGTTCAAACACTCACTGGATGCAATGTGTGTATAGTCTTTTAAGAAACTTTCATCAGCTAGTAATCTGGGCAGTAACGATATCTTGGTTTATATATTACCTGAAGAAAGTTGAGTCAGCTTCTGTTGCAACAGCCTTTGCCAAGTATGACTTCCCTGTTCCAGGTGGACCATATAACAAAAAAGCCCTCCATGGTTTTCTCTTCCCTGAATGAGTGACAGACGAATAACATCCAGACATCAAATATTGTCAAACATAGAATCTTTACCCAAGAAAATATCATAACATTGGAAGCAGAACACTTTTGTGAGCATTACAACCAAGAAACTAACCAGTGAAAAACTGTGGGAACTTAACAGGCAATATGACAGCCTCTTGCAACGCCAGTTTGGCATTCTCAAGACCTGCCACATCACTCCATTTCACATTTGGCTTCTCCCTGATGATAACAGAATCAAGCCCTGCCTTAAGCTTCGCTTTCTCCGGATCCTCCTTGTCCTTCCCACCTCCATCCTTTGGTTTTGGACTAGTCTTTGGCTGTGCAGCAACCGACGCATCACCATTTGAGGCAGGCACACTCCCACCATTATCAAGAACAGCTCGAATCTCCTCCGCCCTCTTCAGATATCCCAAACATCTTTCCCTAATTGTTTTCTCAATCTGTTGATTCTTCTCATACTTCAATTGTGCTTGAAAGTACTCCAACGCATTCATATAAAGTTGAAGAGCTTTACTATAGTTTCCAGTATCGTCCTCCTTAACTGCCTGTTTTGCGTACTCTATACCATGCTCCATAAAATTGCAGTACATTTTGTTCTCGAAACTAAAAATACCATATAATATATAATCCTTTCACCACTCCCCACCAAAAAATCACTCCTACACAAATCAATGATACTTAAACTTAAGCCTCAATATCTCCTATATCCAGCACAACATCAAAACTAGTACTTGATCCAATGAAAGGTAAGGACAACATCTTTACAAACAAGCAAAACATCAAACATCCCTCTAATTCTATCAGAATCTAAAATCCCAATACTTGGACgcaaaaaacctgaaaaaaaaaacactataattcAATCAAATCTCAAAACCCCAACACTCAAAGTTTCAGCCTTTACAGTAGTTTTGAGATATacaattctttttaaaagttTCCACCAACCCAATACAGTTTACATTAAAAAGACTCAAACTTTGCAATTAAATATCAACCAGAGAGAATGAACAGACAAGAAATAGAAAACCCATTAACAGACCTGAAACTTGAGGCTT
This window contains:
- the LOC133697381 gene encoding protein SUPPRESSOR OF K(+) TRANSPORT GROWTH DEFECT 1-like gives rise to the protein MYCNFMEHGIEYAKQAVKEDDTGNYSKALQLYMNALEYFQAQLKYEKNQQIEKTIRERCLGYLKRAEEIRAVLDNGGSVPASNGDASVAAQPKTSPKPKDGGGKDKEDPEKAKLKAGLDSVIIREKPNVKWSDVAGLENAKLALQEAVILPVKFPQFFTGKRKPWRAFLLYGPPGTGKSYLAKAVATEADSTFFSVSSSDLVSKWMGESEKLVSNLFQLARDSAPSIIFVDEIDSLCGQRGEGNESEASRRIKTELLVQMQGVGSDDHKVLVLAATNTPYALDQAIRRRFDKRIYIPLPDLKARQHMFKVHLGDTPHNLTESDFEKLAQKTEGFSGSDISVCVKDVLFEPVRKIQDAEYFMKSSDGMWVPCEPKQRGAVKTTLQELDAQDLASKVLLPPITRADFDKVLARQKPTVSKADLEVHERFTKEFGEEG